One Oncorhynchus keta strain PuntledgeMale-10-30-2019 chromosome 22, Oket_V2, whole genome shotgun sequence DNA window includes the following coding sequences:
- the sephs1 gene encoding selenide, water dikinase 1, whose translation MSVRESFNPESYELDKSFRLTRFTELKGTGCKVPQDVLQKLLEALQENHYQEDEQFLGAVMPRLGIGMDTCVIPLRHGGLSLVQTTDYIYPIVDDPYMMGRIACANVLSDLYAMGVTECDNMLMLLGISNKLSEKERDKVMPLIIQGFKDASEEAGTSVTGGQTVLNPWVVMGGVATTVCQPNEFIMPDNAVPGDVLVLTKPLGTQVAVAVHQWLDIPEKWNKIKLVVTQEDVELAYQEAMMNMARLNRTAAGLMHTFNAHAATDITGFGILGHAQTLARQQRSEVSFVIHNLPVLAKMAAVSKACGNMFGLMHGTCPETSGGLLICLPREQAARFCAEIKSPKYGEGHQAWIIGIVEKGNRTARIIDKPRIIEVAPQLSTQNVNPTPGATS comes from the exons ATGTCTGTCAGAGAGTCATTTAACCCAGAGAGCTATGAACTAGACAAAAGCTTCAGACTCACACGCTTCACTGAGCTCAAAGGAACGGGCTGCAAG GTGCCCCAGGATGTGCTACAGAAGCTTCTAGAAGCCCTGCAGGAGAACCACTATCAGGAGGATGAACAGTTCCTTGGGGCTGTCATGCCCAGACTTG GCATTGGTATGGACACCTGTGTCATCCCCCTCCGACACGGGGGCCTTTCTCTCGTCCAGACGACAGACTACATCTACCCCATAGTGGACGACCCCTACATGATG GGGCGAATTGCGTGTGCCAACGTTCTAAGTGACCTGTATGCCATGGGAGTGACGGAATGTGACAACATGCTGATGCTACTGGGGATCAGTAACAAACTGTCAGAAAAG GAGCGGGACAAGGTGATGCCTCTGATCATCCAGGGTTTCAAAGACGCGTCAGAGGAAGCAGGCACGTCTGTGACAGGGGGACAGACGGTGCTTAACCCCTGGGTGGTCATGGGGGGTGTGGCCACCACCGTCTGTCAACCCAATGAGTTCATCAT GCCAGATAATGCAGTGCCAGGAGATGTGTTGGTGCTCACCAAACCTCTGGGGACTCAGGTGGCTGTGGCTGTACACCAGTGGCTGGACATC CCTGAGAAGTGGAATAAGATCAAGCTAGTGGTGACTCAGGAGGATGTAGAGCTGGCCTATCAAGAAGCCATGATGAACATGGCCCGGCTCAACAGGACAG cCGCTGGTCTGATGCACACCTTCAATGCACACGCTGCCACTGACATCACTGGCTTCGGGATCCTGGGCCACGCCCAGACATTGGCACGGCAACAGCGTAGCGAGGTGTCGTTCGTCATCCACAACCTCCCCGTGCTTGCCAAGATGGCAGCGGTGTCCAAGGCCTGCGGGAATATGTTCGGACTCATGCACGGAACCTGCCCTGAGacatcag GGGGTCTGTTGATCTGTCTTCCCAGGGAGCAGGCAGCTCGTTTCTGCGCTGAGATCAAATCTCCTAAATACGGTGAGGGCCACCAGGCCTGGATCATCGGCATCGTGGAGAAGGGCAACCGCACTGCCCGAATAATCGATAAACCACGAATCATCGAGGTCGCTCCTCAGCTCTCCACACAGAATGTCAATCCCACACCCGGCGCAACCTCATAA